In the Bacteroidales bacterium genome, one interval contains:
- the argH gene encoding argininosuccinate lyase produces the protein MKLWDKGYSTDTIIERFTVGNDRILDLKLAKYDVQGNSAHAKMLHKINLLTDKELKDILQALDEIQETIDNGSFTIEDSFEDVHSKIEFELTKKIGEAGKKIHTARSRNDQVLVDLHLYVKDEIDEIKVLTKELFDTLISLSDKHKEVLIPGYTHFQLAMPSSFGLWFSAYAESLIDDINFLNVAYKISDQNPLGSAAGYGTSFPIDREMTTELLGFETMKYNVIAAQMSRGKLEKSLAFALASVAGTLSKMSSDIILFMNQGFNFLGFPKELTTGSSIMPHKQNPDVFELVRAKSNKIQNLPVEITMITNNLTSGYHRDYQLLKGSLMEAIELMKDNLEVSNFMLQRVEIKENIIDKKEYDYLFSVEEVNKLVMQGLPFREAYKKVGKAILENDFNPERKVEHSHAGSIGNLCLDEIKAKFERTY, from the coding sequence ATGAAACTTTGGGATAAAGGATATTCAACAGATACAATTATTGAACGTTTTACTGTTGGTAATGATAGAATACTTGATTTAAAACTGGCAAAATACGATGTTCAGGGCAATAGTGCACACGCAAAAATGCTTCATAAAATAAACCTTCTTACGGATAAAGAACTGAAAGATATTCTTCAAGCTTTGGATGAAATTCAGGAAACAATAGATAATGGTAGTTTTACAATTGAAGATTCTTTTGAAGATGTTCACAGTAAAATAGAGTTTGAACTTACAAAGAAAATAGGAGAAGCAGGGAAAAAGATTCACACGGCACGTTCGCGTAACGATCAGGTTTTAGTGGATTTGCATTTATATGTTAAAGATGAGATTGACGAAATAAAGGTTTTAACTAAAGAATTGTTCGACACACTTATTTCCTTGAGTGATAAGCATAAAGAGGTGCTGATTCCAGGCTATACACATTTCCAGTTGGCAATGCCTTCTTCTTTTGGACTTTGGTTTTCGGCTTATGCTGAGAGTTTGATTGATGATATCAATTTTCTAAATGTTGCATATAAAATTAGCGATCAAAATCCACTGGGTTCTGCTGCGGGTTATGGAACTTCTTTTCCTATCGATCGGGAAATGACCACCGAATTACTCGGTTTTGAAACGATGAAGTATAATGTAATTGCGGCTCAAATGAGTCGTGGTAAATTGGAAAAGTCTTTGGCTTTTGCTTTAGCCTCTGTGGCAGGAACGCTCTCCAAAATGTCTTCTGACATTATTTTGTTTATGAATCAGGGTTTTAATTTTTTGGGATTTCCAAAAGAGCTCACGACGGGTTCTAGCATTATGCCGCATAAACAAAACCCCGATGTTTTTGAGTTGGTGCGAGCAAAATCAAATAAAATTCAAAATTTACCCGTAGAAATAACAATGATCACCAATAATTTAACGAGTGGTTATCATCGTGATTATCAATTATTAAAAGGAAGTTTAATGGAAGCTATTGAATTAATGAAGGATAATTTGGAAGTCAGTAATTTTATGCTTCAGCGGGTTGAGATTAAGGAGAATATTATTGATAAAAAGGAGTACGATTATCTTTTTTCTGTTGAAGAAGTAAATAAGCTGGTGATGCAAGGTTTGCCTTTTAGAGAAGCCTATAAGAAAGTTGGAAAAGCTATTTTGGAAAATGATTTCAATCCAGAGAGAAAAGTGGAGCATAGCCATGCGGGTAGTATTGGGAATTTATGTTTGGATGAGATAAAGGCTAAGTTTGAGCGGACTTACTAG
- a CDS encoding fumarylacetoacetate hydrolase family protein: MKIICIGRNYIDHAKELNNPVPKKPVFFMKPETSLLLKNRPFFYPDFSEDIQYELEVVVKIGKVGRYIQEKFAHNYYEEIGLGIDFTARDLQAAAKAKGLPWEIAKAFDHAAPLGKFLPKSHFTDIQNFDFDLKINNEIRQIGNTKDMIFSIDEIIAYISQFVSLKMGDLIYTGTPAGVGPVSIGDRLQGFIGDKEMFDFEVK, translated from the coding sequence ATGAAAATAATCTGTATTGGTCGTAATTACATAGACCACGCCAAAGAATTAAATAATCCCGTTCCTAAAAAACCTGTCTTTTTTATGAAGCCGGAAACATCTTTATTGCTTAAAAACAGGCCTTTTTTCTATCCTGATTTTTCGGAAGATATTCAGTATGAACTGGAAGTAGTGGTAAAAATTGGTAAAGTAGGCAGATATATTCAAGAAAAATTTGCGCATAATTATTATGAGGAAATTGGTTTAGGTATCGATTTCACAGCACGCGATTTGCAAGCTGCAGCCAAAGCTAAAGGTTTGCCTTGGGAAATTGCTAAAGCTTTTGATCATGCTGCTCCACTAGGTAAGTTTCTACCAAAATCGCATTTTACCGATATTCAAAATTTCGATTTCGATTTGAAAATTAATAATGAAATTCGTCAGATTGGAAATACAAAAGATATGATTTTTAGCATTGATGAAATCATTGCCTATATCTCCCAGTTTGTAAGTCTGAAGATGGGCGATTTAATTTATACCGGAACACCGGCAGGCGTTGGTCCTGTTTCTATCGGCGACCGCCTACAAGGATTTATTGGAGATAAAGAAATGTTTGATTTTGAGGTGAAATAA
- a CDS encoding ribonuclease H-like domain-containing protein, which yields MELKLKRPIAFFDLETTGIKVATDRIVEISIVKIHPDGKKEIKTRRINPEIPIPAETSAIHGIYDEDVKDEPTFKQLAKGLYQFLQNCDLAGYNSNRFDIPLLVEEFLRADIDFDVEGRQLVDVQNIFHKMEQRTLVAAYKYYCGKDLENAHSAEADTLATYEVLLAQLDRYKGVDFKDKAGNISQPVVNDVKALAEFSRVNRNVDLIGFIVYNDKDEEVINFGKHKGKLVSEVFKKESSYYDWMMKGDFPLSTKKVITRLKLKSSNLGNMKLF from the coding sequence ATGGAGCTAAAATTAAAACGACCTATCGCCTTTTTCGATTTGGAAACAACAGGAATAAAAGTTGCTACAGATCGTATAGTGGAAATTAGTATTGTAAAAATTCATCCCGATGGTAAAAAGGAGATTAAAACCCGACGTATTAATCCTGAGATACCAATACCTGCTGAAACATCGGCTATACACGGTATTTATGATGAAGATGTAAAAGACGAGCCTACTTTTAAACAACTGGCAAAAGGACTTTATCAATTCTTACAAAACTGCGATTTAGCCGGATATAATTCCAATAGATTTGATATTCCTCTTTTGGTTGAAGAATTTTTACGCGCCGATATCGATTTTGATGTTGAAGGAAGACAACTTGTAGATGTTCAAAACATCTTTCACAAGATGGAACAACGCACTTTAGTAGCTGCTTATAAATATTATTGTGGTAAAGATTTAGAGAATGCACATAGCGCCGAAGCTGATACCTTAGCAACTTATGAGGTTCTTTTGGCTCAACTCGATAGGTACAAAGGAGTTGATTTTAAAGACAAAGCCGGAAATATTAGCCAACCCGTTGTAAACGATGTTAAGGCTTTAGCAGAATTCTCCAGAGTAAACAGAAATGTAGATTTAATAGGATTTATAGTGTATAACGATAAAGACGAGGAAGTGATAAACTTTGGTAAGCATAAAGGCAAATTAGTAAGCGAAGTATTCAAAAAAGAATCGTCTTATTACGATTGGATGATGAAAGGCGATTTTCCATTATCAACCAAAAAAGTAATCACTAGACTAAAATTAAAAAGTAGTAATTTGGGCAATATGAAGTTGTTCTAA